The nucleotide window AAAGTATCCCTTGGCGTGTGATTCATCTGAAGTGACCAATATGACCAAGGCATCTCCGCATGTGATACATCCGCCCATGACAAAGAAACATCCAAAAAACCTAATGCAACTAAAGAGTCTCCTTTTCTTGTGATACATTCGCCTTGGCCAAAGAACCCATTCAAAGGAtccaatgcaaacaaagcatcccCTTTATGCATGATGTGTCCACTTAAGATGCAAAAAGTGTCTCATTCATGTTATTTTAGCTGCTTATGTAAATCACATAAATGTCAGATTTACATAAATAAGCTTTTCTAATCTGGgtattataatttaatattttatgatttggtctttAATTCACCTATTATTCATCGTCCGAGAGGTCGGGCAACAACTTGTTGATCCTTCACCATGGGGATAATCTCttcatcttacttggaactctattTAGTTGTTCCTTTGCATCATCTTGCTCCTTTGCTTCTCCCTTCAAGGATGTGTTGATCCTTGCACAAGAAGAGAAGTTATatagaggaaggaagaaagaatGGTGTTGATTAAGTTGCACGAAGTTCTCAAGAGCACGGTGGAGCTACTCACAAGGCCCCGCACTGTTTCTGCCTTCAAGAAGAAGGGCGTCCTTAGCATCTCTGAGTTCATCCTCGCTGGTGATAACCTTGTCGCCAAGTGCCCGACCTGGTCTTGGTTAGCTCCTTTCTTCCTTCTATCCTCTTTGACTAGATTTGATATTTCTTTTGAATTAGGCTTTCTCTTTGTGGATTTGGTTAGGGAGGCAGGCGAGCCGAGCAAGAGGAAGTCCTACTTGCCAGCTGACAAGCAATACCTCATCACGAGAAATGGTAGGCCAGCCATTGAATTATAGATACTCGATTTCTAATTAATGATCATTAATTGGCGTTATGAGATCAGAAAaatggaattttgttttcttatgtttGCTTAGTTTAATATTTAGACACATTTGTTTGATTCTTGTCCTATCTCATGGTGACACATTTGTTTGAGTCTTGTTCTTTCGTGGTTGTCACTTGGTTACAGTACCTTGTCTAAGGAGGGCTAGTTCAATGgaagaagaatacaatattatagGAGAAGAGATTCTTTTTGATACTAATGATGAAGATATTATTGGTTGGATAGTAACTCATCGGAAGCCAAGAGGTAATAAAAATCAgtattagaattttatttattttcgtatattatgcttttatattTGATAATTTATGCATTTGAATTTTTCAGAGATCAAGCATTATAAGGAGGAAGCTATACCTTCCATGGAGTCTGTGGAAATTGACAAACGTGAGACTGTCACGTTCAACCCCATTTATTTTGCTGTTGAGGAGGAAGACATACCTGACATGGCAGATTATGAGAAAAAGACAGAAACAGTAAATGCATATTTTTATATCTAATAATTTATTGGTGTATTCTGAAACACTACAAGCTTTTTACGATTATTTTACGTATTTATGTGATTCTGATGATTTATTTTCTGTCAGGAGCATACACTCTCAGCATGGAGGTTCATTTTGCTATCATATTTTCACCCTCAGGAAAATAGTTATATGACATTATCATTCTCATATATGGTTATGCTGGTCTGTGACAATGCTGTCATAACAAAGTAATCAATACAAAATTTTTCGCTAAGTAAGATATTGATTATCATCTTACATATGAGAGGCAGTATAGAGGTTTGTTTTGGTAGGATACAATATATAAATATGTTTTGATATGCCAACATTTGTGGGGAAGGATAGTGACGTTCCTATCTTTTATCAAGCAGTGTTGTATTTGATTAATCAAATGATAATATTTCTTATATACTTTTAGTCAATATCTTAACATTTATGTAGGTCCTACTTGTCCAGGAACTTAtgttccaattttttttttaattagccaTGTCACCATTTTATTCATCAAGTAGGCCTGTCATAAAGAATGATACAACTGGAAATGGGTCATGAATGTAACATATTCTCCACAAATTAGCGACCGATTGAGGAAGTTATGGACTATAAAGCGGCTTAAGGAAATTGTGTAAGAAATCTCTATTATAGAAAACCATATTGATACAGACTTGGTCATGTATCATCAGCTAGTTATTGGCCATGCTGTAGCAAGAGGAAAGGAGAAAGTGGAGATTTTGGTCCCAAGGATGCAAAATAGACTTTTTATCTAGTCCAATTGAATTGATTACTTAGTTTTGAGTTTTATTAATTAAGTTGAATATATTTTTGGTTGGATTTTCATCTTTTCCTTTGGAATGCAATTTTCTAAGATTAGGATataaatatgtgtgtgtgtattcatatatatatatatatatatatatatgtatttatgtatgtgtgtatgtatttatatgtatatgtatatgaatacatatacacatatacatacatacatacatacatacatatatgtatatatattgttggTCCAAGATTGTTACATTTCACCTTTAGAGTTTCCTGAATATGCCTAAATTCATCGAAGGAAGGCAAACAAGAAATAGAAATCCTCGTCCAATTCAAGGATCACTATAGAATGGACGAATGAAAAGTAACTGCATGATTTTTTCTCAAATTCATAACTTTAATTGGAGGTTTTTTTGTGTCTTATTTACCCATTTGAGTTGTTTataacttcctgctttttgtatgtTTGCTGCCAAATTTTTTGATCTATGAATGTGTATGCTGATATACATATCTTGTTTAACTATTATATAGTACTCGTTATGAGTTATATTGCTTTGTTTTCAATAATGTTTTAGCTTAAACCTTTACCTATCTAGAAGCAATTTGCAGTGCCCATGACAATTTCAAATAATTGCAGGTCATCCTTCCATCAACTTATCTCGTTGCAAATGAACCTGAGGATGACAAAATTCTTCGGACTCGAACATATGACGTTAGCATAACGTAAGTATTTTACTTGAGAAAATACTCTTTTAATTTTAGTAATCGACTTTCTTTCACTagtttttagtgtcatataaCTTCTGTACGCAAAGATTTTATTTAAAGGTAAAAAAATTTCTGCAAACATGAAAATCCTGTTATATGTTTTATTAAATACAAGAAATTCACACAAACACCTCACTTTTAGCTGTACAACGCCATTTTGGATCTTTTGCGTTCAAGAGTAAAATTTTAGAACTTACCTTCACTCTACGTGTGTTGCACATCTAACATTGTGACTTGCAGGTGTTGAAACAAGTTAGAGACCTCATAGTTAATACCTTTTTTCTcaaaaggataagaaaaatatATCGGACGGGGTTTTGAACCCTCAACCTTTGCTAAGGCTAAGTGGGTTTGGTACACAAAAATATATCGATTGAGGTGAGGTGTTTAAACAAATTAGAGACCTCATAGTCAAGAATTACTTTCACTCTTTGTCCCTTTAGAAGATGAGGAGTGTCAAGAATCAGATCTCCTCATAGACAGTTGTTTAATAATGCAAACAAGATAACAAGAGACTAGAAGTCATGTGGTACGGTGAAGATAAGAAAGAAGTAGGTAAAATCAATATGGAGATAATGCAAATGATGTAGAAAAAGAAAGGAACTCTGTTAAGAATCAAGGAGAGAACATGGAGGAAAATAATTTAGAGCATAAAACAGTTAATGTTTGGTCAAACAGAAATGacatgggagagagagagagagagagagagagagagagagagagttgggagACGTGGGAAGTGCTGAATAGGAGCTCTTTTGTTTACACCGGCAGGATCGATACAGTATCTGACAGCTCGCTTGCATTGGATTAATCCTTGTTAACTTTTTCTTGTTTcaggaagaaagaaaagatatTAAGCAATCATAAGGGGCCCACATGTGATCACTCTGCAGATAGTCCATCATGTGCAACTGATAAGTTTGAAGGGGTCAGATGTACTTAGCTCAACCCCCACAAGTAGAGGTTGTTCTATGATTGGCCCATTATGC belongs to Musa acuminata AAA Group cultivar baxijiao chromosome BXJ1-11, Cavendish_Baxijiao_AAA, whole genome shotgun sequence and includes:
- the LOC135597386 gene encoding autophagy-related protein 3-like, whose protein sequence is MVLIKLHEVLKSTVELLTRPRTVSAFKKKGVLSISEFILAGDNLVAKCPTWSWEAGEPSKRKSYLPADKQYLITRNVPCLRRASSMEEEYNIIGEEILFDTNDEDIIGWIVTHRKPREIKHYKEEAIPSMESVEIDKRETVTFNPIYFAVEEEDIPDMADYEKKTETVILPSTYLVANEPEDDKILRTRTYDVSITYDKYYQTPHVWLTGYDQWRMPLPPELIFEDVNEDHTQKTVTIENHPHLCLKHASVHPCHHAAVVKKMLDVLISRGIEPEVDKYLFLFLKFISSVVPTIEYDYTMDFDL